In Quercus lobata isolate SW786 chromosome 12, ValleyOak3.0 Primary Assembly, whole genome shotgun sequence, a genomic segment contains:
- the LOC115971872 gene encoding ABC transporter B family member 4-like isoform X8 — MIFGTIGAIANGLGSPLMTIVFGDLIDSFGNNKNLVHEVSKISLKFVYLAVGIGFAAFLEVTCWMVTGVRQAARIRGLYLKTMLRQDVAFFDKEINTGEIVGRMSGDTILIEDAMGEKVGNFLQLISTFFGGFIIAFVRGWLLTLAMCSAIPFIGIAGTIMSLVISKMSSRGQGAYAKAANVVEQTIGEMKTVASFAGEKQAITNYCKFLEYAYKSAVYEGLAAGVGIGVVLLVAFGSYGMAVYIGAKFILTKGYTGGKVMNILLAVLTSSKSLGQASPCMSAFAAGQAAAFKMFETIKRKPEMDLSTNGKKLDDIRGDIELRDVYFSYPARRDEQIFNGFSLYIPGGTTAALVGQSGSGKSTVISLIERFYDPQVGEVLIDGINLKEFQLKWIRWKIGLVSQEPLLFGSSIKDNIAYGNDGAAIEEIRAAAELANAAKFIDKLPQGLDTMVGERGTQLSGGQKQRIAIARAILKDPRILLLDEATSALDTESERVVQEALDRIMVNRTTVIVAHRLCTVRNADMIAVIHKGKLVEKGSHSELLKDPDGAYSQLIRLQEANKVSKQDVNDQNKSEINVESFRQQSSKRKTILKSISRGSSELGNSSSRSLSLAFGLPTGLNLTDAATEEPDSPSVAQQQAPEVSLRRLAYLNKPEIPVVLIGTVASSISGVVFPIYSILASSVIKTFYEKPHELRKDSKFWALMFLVLGLVSLLTNPMQSYFFALAGSKLIERIRSMCFEKVVHMEVGWFDEPENSSGIIGAKLSSDAAKVRALVGDALAKMVQDIVTVITALVIAFFASWELAFIILSLVPLLGVNDYVQQRFMKGFSANSVKMYEEASQIANDAVGGIRIVASFSAEEKVMQLYEEKCQGPMKAGIKQALISGFGFGISFFLLYNVNAISFYAGGCLVQDGKTTFTSVFKVFFALTTAASALSKSSSFFKDFHRAKTAAASIFAIIGRKSKIDPSDESGMTLDNIKGEIKLFHVSFKYPSRPDIQIFKDLHLTIRAGKTIALIGESGSGKSTVISLLERFYDPDSGHIILDGIDIQKLQLRWLRQQMGLVSQEPALFNETIRANIAYGKGENVTEAEILAASELANAHRFISGLQQGYDTTVGERGVQLSGGQKQRIAIARAIIKSPKILLLDEATSALDAESERVVQDALDRVMVNRTTVMVAHRLSTIKNADLIVVVRNGIIVEKGKHEALIKIKDGFYSSLVALHMSASTA, encoded by the exons ATGATCTTTGGCACAATAGGAGCCATAGCTAATGGGTTAGGCTCCCCGCTTATGACAATAGTGTTTGGGGATTTGATCGATTCTTTTGGCAATAACAAAAACCTTGTCCACGAAGTTTCCAAG atcTCCTTAAAATTTGTCTACTTGGCCGTGGGGATTGGTTTTGCAGCATTCCTCG AGGTGACATGTTGGATGGTCACAGGGGTGAGACAGGCAGCAAGAATAAGGGGTTTGTATTTGAAAACCATGTTGAGACAAGATGTTGCTTTCTTTGATAAGGAAATAAACACAGGAGAGATTGTTGGTAGAATGTCTGGTGACACAATTCTCATAGAAGATGCCATGGGTGAGAAG GTTGGGAATTTTCTCCAGCTTATATCAACCTTCTTCGGGGGCTTTATAATAGCATTTGTCAGAGGATGGCTTCTTACTCTTGCCATGTGTAGTGCTATTCCTTTTATTGGGATAGCTGGCACTATTATGTCTCTGGTCATATCCAAGATGTCATCCCGTGGACAAGGTGCTTATGCGAAGGCAGCAAATGTAGTTGAACAAACAATTGGTGAAATGAAAACC GTTGCATCATTTGCAGGGGAGAAGCAAGCTATAACAAATTACTGCAAATTTCTTGAATATGCTTACAAATCAGCTGTTTATGAAGGCTTAGCTGCTGGAGTAGGTATCGGTGTGGTTTTGTTAGTTGCGTTTGGTTCTTATGGTATGGCTGTCTATATTGGGGCAAAATTCATTCTGACAAAAGGATATACTGGGGGTAAAGTGATGAACATTCTTCTCGCAGTGTTAACATCCTCCAA ATCTCTAGGCCAGGCATCTCCCTGCATGAGTGCATTTGCTGCTGGCCAAGCAGCAGCCTTTAAGATGTTTGAGACCATCAAGAGGAAGCCAGAGATGGATCTTTCCACAAATGGGAAAAAGTTAGATGACATTCGCGGAGATATAGAATTGAGGGATGTTTATTTTAGCTATCCAGCCAGACGAGATGAGCAAATATTCAATGGATTTTCGCTTTATATCCCTGGTGGCACAACTGCAGCTTTAGTTGGACAGAGCGGAAGTGGGAAGTCAACAGTGATCAGTCTCATAGAGAGATTCTATGACCCACAAGTTGGCGAAGTTCTTATAGATGGCATTAACCTCAAAGAGTTTCAGCTTAAATGGATTAGGTGGAAAATCGGCCTTGTCAGCCAAGAACCTCTGTTGTTTGGCTCCAGCATTAAGGATAATATTGCATATGGAAATGATGGTGCAGCTATTGAAGAGATAAGAGCAGCTGCTGAACTTGCAAATGCTGCTAAGTTCATTGATAAATTGCCACAG GGACTAGATACCATGGTTGGTGAACGTGGAACACAGCTGTCTGGTGGACAGAAGCAGAGGATTGCCATAGCTAGAGCAATTCTGAAAGACCCACGAATATTACTTCTGGATGAAGCTACAAGTGCACTTGACACAGAATCTGAGAGGGTAGTGCAAGAGGCATTGGACAGGATTATGGTCAACCGAACAACTGTTATTGTTGCCCATCGTTTATGCACGGTGAGGAATGCTGATATGATTGCAGTCATTCACAAAGgaaaattggttgaaaaag GTTCGCACTCAGAACTACTCAAGGATCCTGATGGAGCATATTCTCAGCTTATACGCTTGCAAGAAGCAAATAAGGTGTCAAAACAAGATGTAAATGACCAAAACAAATCTGAAATTAATGTGGAATCTTTTAGACA ACAGTCAAGTAAAAGAAAGACAATCCTAAAATCCATAAGTAGGGGATCATCTGAATTGGGAAATAGCAGCAGCCGCTCACTCTCTCTTGCATTTGGCTTACCCACAGGACTTAACCTCACTGATGCTGCAACAGAAGAACCAGATAGCCCTTCAGTTGCACAGCAACAAGCTCCGGAAGTCTCACTACGTCGCCTTGCCTACCTCAACAAGCCAGAGATTCCAGTGGTTCTAATTGGAACAGTAGCATCAAGCATAAGTGGTGTGGTATTTCCAATTTATAGCATACTAGCCTCTAGTGTAATCAAAACGTTCTATGAAAAACCTCATGAACTAAGAAAGGATTCAAAATTTTGGGCTCTAATGTTTCTAGTCCTTGGGCTGGTATCACTTCTGACAAATCCAATGCAATCATACTTTTTTGCTCTGGCTGGGAGTAAGTTAATTGAACGCATCAGATCaatgtgttttgaaaaggtgGTTCACATGGAGGTTGGTTGGTTCGATGAGCCTGAGAACTCAAGTGGCATTATTGGTGCAAAGCTCTCATCAGATGCAGCTAAGGTGCGTGCCCTAGTTGGCGATGCACTAGCTAAAATGGTTCAAGATATTGTGACCGTGATTACAGCTTTGGTCATCGCTTTTTTTGCTAGTTGGGAGTTGGCTTTTATTATCCTTTCACTGGTTCCTCTCCTTGGGGTCAATGATTATGTTCAACAAAGGTTCATGAAAGGATTTAGTGCAAATTCAGTG AAAATGTATGAGGAAGCAAGCCAAATAGCTAATGATGCTGTTGGGGGAATAAGAATTGTTGCTTCTTTCAGTGCTGAAGAGAAGGTGATGCAATTATATGAAGAGAAATGTCAAGGCCCTATGAAGGCAGGCATAAAGCAAGCCTTGATTagtggatttggatttgggatATCTTTCTTCTTACTGTATAATGTCAATGCCATTAGTTTCTATGCTGGAGGTTGTCTCGTTCAGGATGGCAAAACAACATTCACATCTGTTTTCAAA GTTTTCTTTGCTTTGACCACAGCAGCTTCAGCTCTTAGTAAATCAAGTTCcttttttaaagattttcaTAGAGCCAAGACTGCTGCTGCTTCCATATTTGCAATAATAGGCCGCAAATCAAAGATAGACCCAAGTGATGAGTCTGGGATGACATTGGATAATATCAAGGGAGAGATTAAGCTTTTTCATGTAAGCTTTAAGTACCCATCTAGGCcagatattcaaattttcaaggACCTCCACTTGACTATTCGTGCAGGCAAG ACAATCGCCTTGATAGGAGAAAGTGGGAGTGGAAAATCCACAGTGATATCATTATTGGAAAGATTTTATGATCCTGATTCAGGTCATATTATACTTGATGGAATTGATATTCAAAAGTTACAATTAAGGTGGCTAAGGCAGCAAATGGGCCTTGTGAGCCAAGAACCAGCTTTATTCAATGAAACTATCCGTGCCAACATTGCATATGGAAAGGGAGAAAATGTAACTGAGGCAGAGATTTTAGCAGCATCAGAATTGGCCAATGCCCACAGGTTCATTAGTGGCTTACAACAG GGTTATGATACTACAGTTGGAGAACGAGGAGTCCAATTGTCAGGTGGGCAAAAGCAACGTATAGCCATTGCACGGGCTATAATTAAAAGCCCAAAGATATTACTACTAGATGAAGCCACCAGTGCACTAGATGCTGAGTCTGAGAGAGTGGTTCAAGATGCCTTAGACCGAGTCATGGTGAACCGAACTACAGTTATGGTAGCCCATCGACTATCTACAATCAAGAATGCAGATTTAATTGTAGTGGTTAGAAATGGAATCATTGTAGAGAAAGGAAAACATGAGGCTTTGATTAAAATCAAGGATGGCTTCTATTCCTCCTTGGTTGCACTTCACATGAGTGCTTCAACTGCTTAG
- the LOC115971872 gene encoding ABC transporter B family member 4-like isoform X11: MIFGTIGAIANGLGSPLMTIVFGDLIDSFGNNKNLVHEVSKISLKFVYLAVGIGFAAFLEVTCWMVTGVRQAARIRGLYLKTMLRQDVAFFDKEINTGEIVGRMSGDTILIEDAMGEKVGNFLQLISTFFGGFIIAFVRGWLLTLAMCSAIPFIGIAGTIMSLVISKMSSRGQGAYAKAANVVEQTIGEMKTVASFAGEKQAITNYCKFLEYAYKSAVYEGLAAGVGIGVVLLVAFGSYGMAVYIGAKFILTKGYTGGKVMNILLAVLTSSKSLGQASPCMSAFAAGQAAAFKMFETIKRKPEMDLSTNGKKLDDIRGDIELRDVYFSYPARRDEQIFNGFSLYIPGGTTAALVGQSGSGKSTVISLIERFYDPQVGEVLIDGINLKEFQLKWIRWKIGLVSQEPLLFGSSIKDNIAYGNDGAAIEEIRAAAELANAAKFIDKLPQGLDTMVGERGTQLSGGQKQRIAIARAILKDPRILLLDEATSALDTESERVVQEALDRIMVNRTTVIVAHRLCTVRNADMIAVIHKGKLVEKGSHSELLKDPDGAYSQLIRLQEANKVSKQDVNDQKITVESFRQSSKRKTILKSISRGSSELGNSSSRSLSLAFGLPTGLNLTDAATEEPDSPSVAQQQAPEVSLRRLAYLNKPEIPVVLIGTVASSISGVVFPIYSILASSVIKTFYEKPHELRKDSKFWALMFLVLGLVSLLTNPMQSYFFALAGSKLIERIRSMCFEKVVHMEVGWFDEPENSSGIIGAKLSSDAAKVRALVGDALAKMVQDIVTVITALVIAFFASWELAFIILSLVPLLGVNDYVQQRFMKGFSANSVKMYEEASQIANDAVGGIRIVASFSAEEKVMQLYEEKCQGPMKAGIKQALISGFGFGISFFLLYNVNAISFYAGGCLVQDGKTTFTSVFKVFFALTTAASALSKSSSFFKDFHRAKTAAASIFAIIGRKSKIDPSDESGMTLDNIKGEIKLFHVSFKYPSRPDIQIFKDLHLTIRAGKTIALIGESGSGKSTVISLLERFYDPDSGHIILDGIDIQKLQLRWLRQQMGLVSQEPALFNETIRANIAYGKGENVTEAEILAASELANAHRFISGLQQGYDTTVGERGVQLSGGQKQRIAIARAIIKSPKILLLDEATSALDAESERVVQDALDRVMVNRTTVMVAHRLSTIKNADLIVVVRNGIIVEKGKHEALIKIKDGFYSSLVALHMSASTA, encoded by the exons ATGATCTTTGGCACAATAGGAGCCATAGCTAATGGGTTAGGCTCCCCGCTTATGACAATAGTGTTTGGGGATTTGATCGATTCTTTTGGCAATAACAAAAACCTTGTCCACGAAGTTTCCAAG atcTCCTTAAAATTTGTCTACTTGGCCGTGGGGATTGGTTTTGCAGCATTCCTCG AGGTGACATGTTGGATGGTCACAGGGGTGAGACAGGCAGCAAGAATAAGGGGTTTGTATTTGAAAACCATGTTGAGACAAGATGTTGCTTTCTTTGATAAGGAAATAAACACAGGAGAGATTGTTGGTAGAATGTCTGGTGACACAATTCTCATAGAAGATGCCATGGGTGAGAAG GTTGGGAATTTTCTCCAGCTTATATCAACCTTCTTCGGGGGCTTTATAATAGCATTTGTCAGAGGATGGCTTCTTACTCTTGCCATGTGTAGTGCTATTCCTTTTATTGGGATAGCTGGCACTATTATGTCTCTGGTCATATCCAAGATGTCATCCCGTGGACAAGGTGCTTATGCGAAGGCAGCAAATGTAGTTGAACAAACAATTGGTGAAATGAAAACC GTTGCATCATTTGCAGGGGAGAAGCAAGCTATAACAAATTACTGCAAATTTCTTGAATATGCTTACAAATCAGCTGTTTATGAAGGCTTAGCTGCTGGAGTAGGTATCGGTGTGGTTTTGTTAGTTGCGTTTGGTTCTTATGGTATGGCTGTCTATATTGGGGCAAAATTCATTCTGACAAAAGGATATACTGGGGGTAAAGTGATGAACATTCTTCTCGCAGTGTTAACATCCTCCAA ATCTCTAGGCCAGGCATCTCCCTGCATGAGTGCATTTGCTGCTGGCCAAGCAGCAGCCTTTAAGATGTTTGAGACCATCAAGAGGAAGCCAGAGATGGATCTTTCCACAAATGGGAAAAAGTTAGATGACATTCGCGGAGATATAGAATTGAGGGATGTTTATTTTAGCTATCCAGCCAGACGAGATGAGCAAATATTCAATGGATTTTCGCTTTATATCCCTGGTGGCACAACTGCAGCTTTAGTTGGACAGAGCGGAAGTGGGAAGTCAACAGTGATCAGTCTCATAGAGAGATTCTATGACCCACAAGTTGGCGAAGTTCTTATAGATGGCATTAACCTCAAAGAGTTTCAGCTTAAATGGATTAGGTGGAAAATCGGCCTTGTCAGCCAAGAACCTCTGTTGTTTGGCTCCAGCATTAAGGATAATATTGCATATGGAAATGATGGTGCAGCTATTGAAGAGATAAGAGCAGCTGCTGAACTTGCAAATGCTGCTAAGTTCATTGATAAATTGCCACAG GGACTAGATACCATGGTTGGTGAACGTGGAACACAGCTGTCTGGTGGACAGAAGCAGAGGATTGCCATAGCTAGAGCAATTCTGAAAGACCCACGAATATTACTTCTGGATGAAGCTACAAGTGCACTTGACACAGAATCTGAGAGGGTAGTGCAAGAGGCATTGGACAGGATTATGGTCAACCGAACAACTGTTATTGTTGCCCATCGTTTATGCACGGTGAGGAATGCTGATATGATTGCAGTCATTCACAAAGgaaaattggttgaaaaag GTTCGCACTCAGAACTACTCAAGGATCCTGATGGAGCATATTCTCAGCTTATACGCTTGCAAGAAGCAAATAAGGTGTCAAAACAAGATGTAAATGACCAAA AAATTACTGTGGAATCTTTTAGACAGTCAAGTAAAAGAAAGACAATCCTAAAATCCATAAGTAGGGGATCATCTGAATTGGGAAATAGCAGCAGCCGCTCACTCTCTCTTGCATTTGGCTTACCCACAGGACTTAACCTCACTGATGCTGCAACAGAAGAACCAGATAGCCCTTCAGTTGCACAGCAACAAGCTCCGGAAGTCTCACTACGTCGCCTTGCCTACCTCAACAAGCCAGAGATTCCAGTGGTTCTAATTGGAACAGTAGCATCAAGCATAAGTGGTGTGGTATTTCCAATTTATAGCATACTAGCCTCTAGTGTAATCAAAACGTTCTATGAAAAACCTCATGAACTAAGAAAGGATTCAAAATTTTGGGCTCTAATGTTTCTAGTCCTTGGGCTGGTATCACTTCTGACAAATCCAATGCAATCATACTTTTTTGCTCTGGCTGGGAGTAAGTTAATTGAACGCATCAGATCaatgtgttttgaaaaggtgGTTCACATGGAGGTTGGTTGGTTCGATGAGCCTGAGAACTCAAGTGGCATTATTGGTGCAAAGCTCTCATCAGATGCAGCTAAGGTGCGTGCCCTAGTTGGCGATGCACTAGCTAAAATGGTTCAAGATATTGTGACCGTGATTACAGCTTTGGTCATCGCTTTTTTTGCTAGTTGGGAGTTGGCTTTTATTATCCTTTCACTGGTTCCTCTCCTTGGGGTCAATGATTATGTTCAACAAAGGTTCATGAAAGGATTTAGTGCAAATTCAGTG AAAATGTATGAGGAAGCAAGCCAAATAGCTAATGATGCTGTTGGGGGAATAAGAATTGTTGCTTCTTTCAGTGCTGAAGAGAAGGTGATGCAATTATATGAAGAGAAATGTCAAGGCCCTATGAAGGCAGGCATAAAGCAAGCCTTGATTagtggatttggatttgggatATCTTTCTTCTTACTGTATAATGTCAATGCCATTAGTTTCTATGCTGGAGGTTGTCTCGTTCAGGATGGCAAAACAACATTCACATCTGTTTTCAAA GTTTTCTTTGCTTTGACCACAGCAGCTTCAGCTCTTAGTAAATCAAGTTCcttttttaaagattttcaTAGAGCCAAGACTGCTGCTGCTTCCATATTTGCAATAATAGGCCGCAAATCAAAGATAGACCCAAGTGATGAGTCTGGGATGACATTGGATAATATCAAGGGAGAGATTAAGCTTTTTCATGTAAGCTTTAAGTACCCATCTAGGCcagatattcaaattttcaaggACCTCCACTTGACTATTCGTGCAGGCAAG ACAATCGCCTTGATAGGAGAAAGTGGGAGTGGAAAATCCACAGTGATATCATTATTGGAAAGATTTTATGATCCTGATTCAGGTCATATTATACTTGATGGAATTGATATTCAAAAGTTACAATTAAGGTGGCTAAGGCAGCAAATGGGCCTTGTGAGCCAAGAACCAGCTTTATTCAATGAAACTATCCGTGCCAACATTGCATATGGAAAGGGAGAAAATGTAACTGAGGCAGAGATTTTAGCAGCATCAGAATTGGCCAATGCCCACAGGTTCATTAGTGGCTTACAACAG GGTTATGATACTACAGTTGGAGAACGAGGAGTCCAATTGTCAGGTGGGCAAAAGCAACGTATAGCCATTGCACGGGCTATAATTAAAAGCCCAAAGATATTACTACTAGATGAAGCCACCAGTGCACTAGATGCTGAGTCTGAGAGAGTGGTTCAAGATGCCTTAGACCGAGTCATGGTGAACCGAACTACAGTTATGGTAGCCCATCGACTATCTACAATCAAGAATGCAGATTTAATTGTAGTGGTTAGAAATGGAATCATTGTAGAGAAAGGAAAACATGAGGCTTTGATTAAAATCAAGGATGGCTTCTATTCCTCCTTGGTTGCACTTCACATGAGTGCTTCAACTGCTTAG
- the LOC115971872 gene encoding ABC transporter B family member 4-like isoform X10: MIFGTIGAIANGLGSPLMTIVFGDLIDSFGNNKNLVHEVSKISLKFVYLAVGIGFAAFLEVTCWMVTGVRQAARIRGLYLKTMLRQDVAFFDKEINTGEIVGRMSGDTILIEDAMGEKVGNFLQLISTFFGGFIIAFVRGWLLTLAMCSAIPFIGIAGTIMSLVISKMSSRGQGAYAKAANVVEQTIGEMKTVASFAGEKQAITNYCKFLEYAYKSAVYEGLAAGVGIGVVLLVAFGSYGMAVYIGAKFILTKGYTGGKVMNILLAVLTSSKSLGQASPCMSAFAAGQAAAFKMFETIKRKPEMDLSTNGKKLDDIRGDIELRDVYFSYPARRDEQIFNGFSLYIPGGTTAALVGQSGSGKSTVISLIERFYDPQVGEVLIDGINLKEFQLKWIRWKIGLVSQEPLLFGSSIKDNIAYGNDGAAIEEIRAAAELANAAKFIDKLPQGLDTMVGERGTQLSGGQKQRIAIARAILKDPRILLLDEATSALDTESERVVQEALDRIMVNRTTVIVAHRLCTVRNADMIAVIHKGKLVEKGSHSELLKDPDGAYSQLIRLQEANKVSKQDVNDHKSEITVESFRQSSKRKTILKSISRGSSELGNSSSRSLSLAFGLPTGLNLTDAATEEPDSPSVAQQQAPEVSLRRLAYLNKPEIPVVLIGTVASSISGVVFPIYSILASSVIKTFYEKPHELRKDSKFWALMFLVLGLVSLLTNPMQSYFFALAGSKLIERIRSMCFEKVVHMEVGWFDEPENSSGIIGAKLSSDAAKVRALVGDALAKMVQDIVTVITALVIAFFASWELAFIILSLVPLLGVNDYVQQRFMKGFSANSVKMYEEASQIANDAVGGIRIVASFSAEEKVMQLYEEKCQGPMKAGIKQALISGFGFGISFFLLYNVNAISFYAGGCLVQDGKTTFTSVFKVFFALTTAASALSKSSSFFKDFHRAKTAAASIFAIIGRKSKIDPSDESGMTLDNIKGEIKLFHVSFKYPSRPDIQIFKDLHLTIRAGKTIALIGESGSGKSTVISLLERFYDPDSGHIILDGIDIQKLQLRWLRQQMGLVSQEPALFNETIRANIAYGKGENVTEAEILAASELANAHRFISGLQQGYDTTVGERGVQLSGGQKQRIAIARAIIKSPKILLLDEATSALDAESERVVQDALDRVMVNRTTVMVAHRLSTIKNADLIVVVRNGIIVEKGKHEALIKIKDGFYSSLVALHMSASTA, from the exons ATGATCTTTGGCACAATAGGAGCCATAGCTAATGGGTTAGGCTCCCCGCTTATGACAATAGTGTTTGGGGATTTGATCGATTCTTTTGGCAATAACAAAAACCTTGTCCACGAAGTTTCCAAG atcTCCTTAAAATTTGTCTACTTGGCCGTGGGGATTGGTTTTGCAGCATTCCTCG AGGTGACATGTTGGATGGTCACAGGGGTGAGACAGGCAGCAAGAATAAGGGGTTTGTATTTGAAAACCATGTTGAGACAAGATGTTGCTTTCTTTGATAAGGAAATAAACACAGGAGAGATTGTTGGTAGAATGTCTGGTGACACAATTCTCATAGAAGATGCCATGGGTGAGAAG GTTGGGAATTTTCTCCAGCTTATATCAACCTTCTTCGGGGGCTTTATAATAGCATTTGTCAGAGGATGGCTTCTTACTCTTGCCATGTGTAGTGCTATTCCTTTTATTGGGATAGCTGGCACTATTATGTCTCTGGTCATATCCAAGATGTCATCCCGTGGACAAGGTGCTTATGCGAAGGCAGCAAATGTAGTTGAACAAACAATTGGTGAAATGAAAACC GTTGCATCATTTGCAGGGGAGAAGCAAGCTATAACAAATTACTGCAAATTTCTTGAATATGCTTACAAATCAGCTGTTTATGAAGGCTTAGCTGCTGGAGTAGGTATCGGTGTGGTTTTGTTAGTTGCGTTTGGTTCTTATGGTATGGCTGTCTATATTGGGGCAAAATTCATTCTGACAAAAGGATATACTGGGGGTAAAGTGATGAACATTCTTCTCGCAGTGTTAACATCCTCCAA ATCTCTAGGCCAGGCATCTCCCTGCATGAGTGCATTTGCTGCTGGCCAAGCAGCAGCCTTTAAGATGTTTGAGACCATCAAGAGGAAGCCAGAGATGGATCTTTCCACAAATGGGAAAAAGTTAGATGACATTCGCGGAGATATAGAATTGAGGGATGTTTATTTTAGCTATCCAGCCAGACGAGATGAGCAAATATTCAATGGATTTTCGCTTTATATCCCTGGTGGCACAACTGCAGCTTTAGTTGGACAGAGCGGAAGTGGGAAGTCAACAGTGATCAGTCTCATAGAGAGATTCTATGACCCACAAGTTGGCGAAGTTCTTATAGATGGCATTAACCTCAAAGAGTTTCAGCTTAAATGGATTAGGTGGAAAATCGGCCTTGTCAGCCAAGAACCTCTGTTGTTTGGCTCCAGCATTAAGGATAATATTGCATATGGAAATGATGGTGCAGCTATTGAAGAGATAAGAGCAGCTGCTGAACTTGCAAATGCTGCTAAGTTCATTGATAAATTGCCACAG GGACTAGATACCATGGTTGGTGAACGTGGAACACAGCTGTCTGGTGGACAGAAGCAGAGGATTGCCATAGCTAGAGCAATTCTGAAAGACCCACGAATATTACTTCTGGATGAAGCTACAAGTGCACTTGACACAGAATCTGAGAGGGTAGTGCAAGAGGCATTGGACAGGATTATGGTCAACCGAACAACTGTTATTGTTGCCCATCGTTTATGCACGGTGAGGAATGCTGATATGATTGCAGTCATTCACAAAGgaaaattggttgaaaaag GTTCGCACTCAGAACTACTCAAGGATCCTGATGGAGCATATTCTCAGCTTATACGCTTGCAAGAAGCAAATAAGGTGTCAAAACAAGATGTAAATGACC ACAAATCTGAAATTACTGTGGAATCTTTTAGACAGTCAAGTAAAAGAAAGACAATCCTAAAATCCATAAGTAGGGGATCATCTGAATTGGGAAATAGCAGCAGCCGCTCACTCTCTCTTGCATTTGGCTTACCCACAGGACTTAACCTCACTGATGCTGCAACAGAAGAACCAGATAGCCCTTCAGTTGCACAGCAACAAGCTCCGGAAGTCTCACTACGTCGCCTTGCCTACCTCAACAAGCCAGAGATTCCAGTGGTTCTAATTGGAACAGTAGCATCAAGCATAAGTGGTGTGGTATTTCCAATTTATAGCATACTAGCCTCTAGTGTAATCAAAACGTTCTATGAAAAACCTCATGAACTAAGAAAGGATTCAAAATTTTGGGCTCTAATGTTTCTAGTCCTTGGGCTGGTATCACTTCTGACAAATCCAATGCAATCATACTTTTTTGCTCTGGCTGGGAGTAAGTTAATTGAACGCATCAGATCaatgtgttttgaaaaggtgGTTCACATGGAGGTTGGTTGGTTCGATGAGCCTGAGAACTCAAGTGGCATTATTGGTGCAAAGCTCTCATCAGATGCAGCTAAGGTGCGTGCCCTAGTTGGCGATGCACTAGCTAAAATGGTTCAAGATATTGTGACCGTGATTACAGCTTTGGTCATCGCTTTTTTTGCTAGTTGGGAGTTGGCTTTTATTATCCTTTCACTGGTTCCTCTCCTTGGGGTCAATGATTATGTTCAACAAAGGTTCATGAAAGGATTTAGTGCAAATTCAGTG AAAATGTATGAGGAAGCAAGCCAAATAGCTAATGATGCTGTTGGGGGAATAAGAATTGTTGCTTCTTTCAGTGCTGAAGAGAAGGTGATGCAATTATATGAAGAGAAATGTCAAGGCCCTATGAAGGCAGGCATAAAGCAAGCCTTGATTagtggatttggatttgggatATCTTTCTTCTTACTGTATAATGTCAATGCCATTAGTTTCTATGCTGGAGGTTGTCTCGTTCAGGATGGCAAAACAACATTCACATCTGTTTTCAAA GTTTTCTTTGCTTTGACCACAGCAGCTTCAGCTCTTAGTAAATCAAGTTCcttttttaaagattttcaTAGAGCCAAGACTGCTGCTGCTTCCATATTTGCAATAATAGGCCGCAAATCAAAGATAGACCCAAGTGATGAGTCTGGGATGACATTGGATAATATCAAGGGAGAGATTAAGCTTTTTCATGTAAGCTTTAAGTACCCATCTAGGCcagatattcaaattttcaaggACCTCCACTTGACTATTCGTGCAGGCAAG ACAATCGCCTTGATAGGAGAAAGTGGGAGTGGAAAATCCACAGTGATATCATTATTGGAAAGATTTTATGATCCTGATTCAGGTCATATTATACTTGATGGAATTGATATTCAAAAGTTACAATTAAGGTGGCTAAGGCAGCAAATGGGCCTTGTGAGCCAAGAACCAGCTTTATTCAATGAAACTATCCGTGCCAACATTGCATATGGAAAGGGAGAAAATGTAACTGAGGCAGAGATTTTAGCAGCATCAGAATTGGCCAATGCCCACAGGTTCATTAGTGGCTTACAACAG GGTTATGATACTACAGTTGGAGAACGAGGAGTCCAATTGTCAGGTGGGCAAAAGCAACGTATAGCCATTGCACGGGCTATAATTAAAAGCCCAAAGATATTACTACTAGATGAAGCCACCAGTGCACTAGATGCTGAGTCTGAGAGAGTGGTTCAAGATGCCTTAGACCGAGTCATGGTGAACCGAACTACAGTTATGGTAGCCCATCGACTATCTACAATCAAGAATGCAGATTTAATTGTAGTGGTTAGAAATGGAATCATTGTAGAGAAAGGAAAACATGAGGCTTTGATTAAAATCAAGGATGGCTTCTATTCCTCCTTGGTTGCACTTCACATGAGTGCTTCAACTGCTTAG